Proteins co-encoded in one Cricetulus griseus strain 17A/GY chromosome 1 unlocalized genomic scaffold, alternate assembly CriGri-PICRH-1.0 chr1_1, whole genome shotgun sequence genomic window:
- the LOC113832275 gene encoding homeobox protein HMX1 has protein sequence MPDELTEPGRATPARASSFLIENLLAAEAKGAGRSAQGDGVREEEEDDDDPEDEDPEQARRRRLQRRRQLRSSSGLGGEARARALGLGPRPPPGPGPPFALGCGGTTRWYPRAHGGYGGGLSPDTSDRDSPETGEESSWPRCPGPGALPREETTQGPAAGGEEAAELAEAPAAAAAAAGEARGGRKKKTRTVFSRSQVFQLESTFDLKRYLSSAERAGLAASLQLTETQVKIWFQNRRNKWKRQLAAELEAASLSPPSAQRLVRVPVLYHESPPAAAGPALPFPLAAPAPAPPPPLLGFSGALAYPLAAFPAAASVPFLRAQMPGLV, from the exons ATGCCGGATGAGCTGACCGAACCCGGGCGCGCCACGCCAGCCCGCGCCTCCTCCTTCCTCATCGAGAACCTGCTGGCAGCCGAGGCCAAGGGCGCGGGGCGCTCAGCCCAGGGCGATGGCGTCCGCGAGGAGGAGGAAGACGACGATGACCCGGAGGATGAGGATCCAGAGCAGGCGCGGCGGCGACGGCTACAGAGGCGGCGACAGCTACGCTCGAGCAGCGGGCTGGGCGGGGAGGCAAGGGCTCGGGCGCTGGGCCTAGGGCCCCGGCCACCTCCCGGGCCCGGGCCGCCCTTTGCGCTTGGCTGCGGAGGCACAACGCGGTGGTACCCACGGGCCCACGGTGGCTACGGAGGTGGTCTGAGTCCTGACA CAAGCGACCGGGACTCTCCAGAGACCGGCGAGGAGAGCTCTTGGCCGCGGTGCCCCGGGCCGGGAGCCTTGCCGCGGGAGGAGACGACACAGGGCCCAGCGGCTGGAGGGGAGGAGGCGGCAGAGCTTGCCGAGGCCCCGGCGGCAGCTGCGGCTGCGGCTGGGGAGGCGCGCGGCGGCCGCAAGAAGAAGACGCGCACGGTCTTCTCGCGCAGCCAGGTCTTCCAGCTCGAGTCCACTTTCGACCTGAAGCGATACCTGAGCAGCGCGGAACGCGCAGGCCTCGCCGCCTCGCTGCAGCTCACTGAGACGCAGGTCAAGATCTGGTTCCAGAACCGTCGCAACAAGTGGAAGCGGCAGCTGGCGGCGGAGCTGGAAGCGGCGAGTTTGTCCCCGCCGAGCGCACAGCGTCTGGTCCGCGTGCCGGTGCTCTATCACGAGAGTCCCCCGGCCGCAGCGGGACCCGCGCTGCCCTTCCCGCTGGCCGCGCCAGCACCCGCGCCGCCGCCACCGCTGCTTGGTTTCTCCGGCGCGCTGGCTTACCCGCTGGCCGCCTTCCCCGCCGCCGCCTCGGTGCCCTTCCTGCGCGCGCAGATGCCGGGGCTGGTGTGA